One genomic region from Yamadazyma tenuis chromosome 4, complete sequence encodes:
- a CDS encoding uncharacterized protein (COG:S; EggNog:ENOG503NX5B), with the protein MVYTRVFIIVEDSRRTIVFSNLNVCIYVSWGTFRLAVFLLETTRRNSLEAAKKDDYNLINESHLHSYMNTNKGVLDRMAEMFIDKAPIPELHRLQQELKENELKQEREWRHLKKAVSSLNQEMLSIRKSPQRISTFHPFPLNFQNRDRAIGQNTDHSSVQTRLSTIFDRNFPSKKHKRVGENLRHFSGIKSLETRLKERNILNDYSSEVNSGTAIPEPEPVNVGMSPGMTSIKSFISLASRIRHKYNLFDVCRHPYMMRHILMEEIPPFLKSFEVFDKIMLTKHILLELTIIHIKSNIETFRRYLQAIGNKCKISMKIAFIQIISAPFKSPYKVLRTSLKIVSFVPKKLIRELRPKQYRPPYKRYVYRSDFTAANSSDEETDDEDVLIQQQRDQNYKDFSRKTNINISSVYVLTTQKHFKGRIWPMSQFEKVDVLRCCLEKKNEVYDKTLKVMNDEFEEQERLMRFPMEIVVHILKVLYYRGKLTPKYLCLNKMFYNVVLPMIYGYPTLKATNFFSFVETVSSNKKLGEHIKQLDLSYVIQSGKNSFVAKLLKRSKKNLDIFVAPQTSFGLAPLVALKNCENLRVLDLRLVSETLNLSELFNSIRNLDKLTSLSFPRSSIEMDSKLMNQIHWPPTLSSLRISGGISDEFLMKSTLPSTITNLEFAHCPHIKDEGIKSLLYKFGKNLKTLRVEYPMPKLRDDSLDIIWDYCPNLTVLSIYVDYISGSFFDDFNLRFLDHQRPLKTLYIDSSGMLGTSTKLNPLDLAIALIDKRLPMLKFIRCTAKLGWDPKSDLLSTIIEELEDRNGGLYLGY; encoded by the exons ATGGTCTACACCAGGGTGTTtattattgttgaagattcCAGGAGAACCATTGtgttttcaaacttgaatGTGTGTATCTATGTTTCATGGGGTACCTTTAGGTTGGCAGTGTTTCTATTAGAGACCACAAGAAGGAACTCGTTGGAAGCAGCTAAGAAGGATGactacaacttgatcaatgagaGTCACCTCCATCTGTATATGAACACCAATAAAGGTGTGTTGGACCGGATGGCTGAAATGTTCATCGACAAAGCTCCAATACCGGAGCTACACAGACTCCAACAAGAGTTGAAAGAGAACGAGCTCAAGCAAGAACGGGAATGGAGACACCTTAAAAAAGCTGTTTCGAGCTTGAACCAAGAAATGTTGAGTATCAGAAAGTCTCCTCAACGTATATCTACTTTCCATCCATTTCCATTGAACTTCCAAAACAGAGATAGGGCTATTGGTCAGAATACGGACCACAGCTCAGTTCAGACCAGGTTATCTACGATTTTTGACCGAAATTTTCCCAGTAAAAAGCACAAGCGAGTCGGTGAAAATCTTAGACATTTTTCTGGTATCAAGTCCTTGGAAACTAGACTAAAGGAGAGAAACATTTTAAATGACTACAGTTCCGAAGTCAACTCTGGAACAGCTATACCTGAACCTGAACCTGTTAATGTTGGTATGCTGCCCGGAATGACCTCCATTAAATCCTTTATTCTGTTAGCGAGTAGAATTAGACACAAGTACAACCTATTCGATGTGTGCAGACATCCATACATGATGAGGCATATTCTCATGGAAGAAATCCCCCCTTTCTTGAAGTCCtttgaagtatttgacAAAATCATGCTTACCAAGCATATTCTACTTGAGCTAACCATCATTCACATCAAATCAAACATTGAAACTTTTAGACGGTACTTGCAGGCGATTGGAAACAAGTGCAAAATTTCAATGAAGATTGCGTTTATTCAAATAATATCTGCTCCGTTCAAAAGCCCATACAAGGTTTTGAGAACTAGCTTAAAGATCGTCTCTTTTGTTCCCAAAAAACTCATAAGAGAGTT ACGCCCAAAACAGTACCGTCCGCCGTACAAGCGGTATGTGTACCGATCGGACTTCACTGCTGCTAATAGCAGTGATGAGGAaacagatgatgaagacgtGCTTATTCAGCAACAGAGAGATCAAAACTACAAAGACTTTCTGAGAAAGACCAACATAAACATCAGCTCGGTGTATGTACTCACCACACAGAAGCACTTCAAAGGACGAATATGGCCCATGTCTCAGTTCGAGAAAGTGGACGTTCTTAGATGTTgcttggagaagaaaaacgAAGTATATGACAAAAccttgaaggtgatgaaTGATGAATTCGAAGAGCAGGAACGACTTATGAGGTTCCCCATGGAAATAGTGGTTCATATCCTAAAGGTACTTTACTACCGTGGAAAACTCACGCCCAAATATTTATGTCTCAACAAGATGTTCTATAACGTGGTACTACCCATGATCTATGGGTATCCAACCTTGAAGGCCACGAATTTTTTCAGTTTTGTGGAGACCGTGAGTTCCAACAAGAAACTAGGAGAACACATAAAGCAACTTGATTTATCTTACGTGATCCAATCAGGTAAGAACTCATTTGTTGCCAAACTTTTGAAAAGATCCAAGAAAAACCTCGACATCTTCGTTGCACCTCAGACCAGTTTTGGTTTGGCCCCATTGGTAGCCCTAAAGAACTGCGAGAACCTCAGGGTCTTGGATCTTCGACTAGTCAGTGAAACTCTCAACTTATCAGAGCTTTTCAACTCCATTCGAAATCTCGATAAGCTCACGAGCCTCTCATTCCCCCGATCTTCCATCGAAATGGATTCCAAACTAATGAACCAAATCCACTGGCCACCCACGCTATCATCCTTAAGAATATCTGGTGGTATAAGTGACGAGTTTCTTATGAAGTCAACGTTGCCCAGCACCATtaccaacttggagtttgcTCACTGCCCTCATATCAAGGACGAAGGCATCAAATCACTACTCTACAAGTTTggaaagaacttgaagacacTTCGAGTAGAGTATCCCATGCCCAAGCTCCGTGATGATAGCTTGGATATCATCTGGGACTATTGTCCCAATTTGACGGTTCTACTGATATATGTCGACTACATCTCCGGATCGTTCTTTGacgacttcaacttgagGTTCTTGGACCACCAAAGGCCGTTGAAGACTCTCTACATCGATAGCAGTGGGATGCTTGGAACCTCCACCAAGCTCAATCCACTCGACTTGGCAATTGCATTAATCGACAAACGCCTCCCCATGCTCAAGTTTATTCGGTGTACGGCCAAACTAGGATGGGATCCCAAATCAGATCTTCTATCCACCATCATcgaagagcttgaagatAGGAACGGTGGGCTCTACCTCGGGTATTAA
- the KOG1 gene encoding Target of rapamycin complex 1 subunit kog1 (BUSCO:EOG092609RF; EggNog:ENOG503NUIX; COG:D) yields the protein MPDSPLVYYGPRNLQPLNHAMRHGFEFEYNSETFLTSLANTFYIYFDDKRHNTNGNPVTPAIKASAEYAKHYQAIADWKIMKERQKTVSAMLMLCLNLGVDPPDIMKTYPCAKLESWCDPTAFSDTKKAIETIGKNLQSQYETLTLRTRYKQSLDPSVEDVKRFCNTLRRNAKDERILFHYNGHGVPQPTSSGEIWVFNRGYTQYIPISLYDLQTWLGAPVIFVYDCNSAGHIVHNFKKFVQKRIDDDNEGNHDISSPSPTSSYLDCIQLAACRSNELLPMTPDLPADLFTCCLTCPIDISIKWFIMQSPLRKSYYDQLPRNAVGNVVIPGKLTERRTPLGELNWIFTAITDTIAWTSLSRPIFKRLFRQDLMVAALFRNFLLAKRIMPLLNCNPISDPPLPETVRFHTMWESWDLAIDQVLSQLIRSQTIPQSVSSPVTTTMATTNSPINSTASPGQHSTFFEQQLTAFEIWLKFSAPSTKEPPEQLPIVLQVLLSQVHRLRALILLSKFLDLGPWAVYLSLSIGIFPYVLKLLQSPAQELKPVLIFIWARIMAIDYKSTQQELCKDKGYNYFYTILNGSPSASGSGPLINDDHKAMSAFILTLFIKDFKNGQRLCFSVELINNCLRYMALSENPLLRQWCCLLLSQLWRNYPDGKWIIYKDGYLSKMLSMASDPIPEVRTAIVLGMTAFLSDGSRQQNQPQSQGQQLQQQQHGAANDMRRDELRQQDLRLANIVLGLLGDGSAMVRKEIIFFINKFVANYHQFFLVVAFNQLEEEVVLIDNSNQLNDFRKKSPAYGSIFSSVWKALLILAEDPHLEVKQLAETLIDTVMLQLNESELGPLVRDMQMYLLSKSSINISESFRPAQPIVNRHLGGAGANGGASLVAKRQISSASMVSRKNNTLTINGARRVASASHADTSSVHSESSLAESLTNRLKGLSLAKLVSSLHINDDTELNNFTRILNSSPVSSNYHAEYRPKPPRFTPRDVSADVHLSEESGFFEYSCEYFQEPQMSKSELDEPGSQEYIERLWRRNRNEAIIQETQPQKQMAIRGDWGRSPVVLDNKTQPKLIKFTQFEKNLVVCDDKDNVTVWDWETGKVVNRLSNMNPAGTKITDIKFLNEDDSPLMLAGSSDGVIKIYKHFTSDRTKPELVASWRALTDLLLTAKSTGLICEWQQSRGSLLVTGDVKIIRVWDAPRELCLVDIPARSTSAITSITSDQVAGDIFVAGFDDGSLRVYDRRLDPRESMVRTWTGSSHPNQHQQQRSRVASPIRNIHMQRGGYRELVSGAADGSVHLWDIRSSDSVLSFANTEKSLRCLEVHEHAPIIATGSKSVNLWTSSGDLVYNLKNPHESSTYLGGRTSNYLSGVALHPHRMMVASNYNQDGNINVYTCVDIIQEY from the coding sequence ATGCCCGACCTGCCGCTCGTCTACTACGGGCCGCGCAACCTTCAGCCGCTCAACCATGCGATGCGCCACGGCTTCGAGTTTGAGTACAACTCCGAAACCTTCCTCACCTCCCTTGCAAACACCTTCTACATCTACTTTGATGATAAGCGTCACAACACAAATGGAAACCCGGTAACCCCCGCCATCAAGGCATCCGCCGAGTACGCAAAACACTACCAGGCCATCGCCGACTGGAAAATTATGAAGGAACGCCAAAAAACCGTCAGTGCCATGCTTATGCTATGCCTTAACTTAGGAGTCGACCCTCCAGATATTATGAAGACATATCCTTGCGCCAAGCTCGAATCCTGGTGCGATCCAACCGCATTTTCCGACACCAAGAAAGCCATCGAAACCATTGGCAAGAACCTCCAGTCTCAGTACGAGACCCTCACCCTCCGAACCCGGTACAAACAGCTGTTGGACCCCAGCGTCGAGGATGTCAAGCGGTTCTGTAATACTCTCCGACGCAACGCCAAAGACGAGCGTATTCTCTTCCACTACAACGGCCACGGCGTACCGCAGCCCACACTGTCGGGAGAAATTTGGGTGTTCAACAGAGGCTACACCCAGTATATTCCCATCTCCCTCTACGACCTTCAGACATGGCTTGGGGCTCCCGTCATTTTTGTCTACGACTGCAACAGCGCCGGCCACATTGTccacaacttcaagaagtttgtcCAGAAACGTATTGATGACGATAATGAAGGAAACCACGACATTTCGTCGCCGCTGCCCACCTCATCGTACCTCGATTGCATCCAACTCGCGGCCTGTCGCTCCAACGAGTTGCTCCCCATGACGCCCGACCTCCCGGCAGACTTATTCACCTGCTGCCTCACGTGCCCCATCGATATTAGCATCAAATGGTTCATCATGCAGCTGCCGTTGAGGAAAAGCTACTACGACCAGCTCCCCCGTAACGCCGTGGGAAACGTCGTGATCCCCGGAAAGTTGACCGAACGGCGTACCCCTTTGGGCGAGTTGAACTGGATCTTCACCGCCATAACTGACACCATTGCCTGGACGTCTCTCTCACGGCCTATTTTCAAACGGCTTTTCCGTCAGGATTTGATGGTGGCAGCCCTTTTCCGGAACTTTCTTCTCGCCAAACGCATCATGCCGTTGTTGAACTGCAACCCAATCTCGGACCCTCCACTTCCCGAGACCGTACGCTTCCATACCATGTGGGAATCGTGGGATTTGGCCATCGACCAGGTTCTTTCGCAACTTATTCGCAGCCAGACCATCCCACAGCTGGTGCTGTCTCCCgtcaccaccaccatggccaccaccaactcaCCCATAAACTCTACCGCTAGTCCCGGCCAGCACTCAACCTTTTTCGAACAACAACTCACGGCCTTCGAAATCTGGCTCAAGTTTTCGGCTCCCTCCACCAAAGAGCCTCCCGAACAGCTCCCCATCGTGCTCCAAGTGCTTCTTTCACAAGTCCATCGTCTTCGGGCTTTGATTCTCCTTTCAAAGTTTCTTGACTTGGGTCCATGGGCCGTCTACTTGTCCCTTTCCATTGGAATATTTCCCTATGTACTCAAACTTCTCCAGAGTCCCGCACAAGAACTCAAGCCGGTGCTCATCTTTATCTGGGCCCGCATCATGGCCATCGACTATAAAAGCACCCAGCAGGAATTGTGCAAAGACAAAGGGTATAATTACTTTTACACAATCTTGAACGGGTCACCATCGGCCAGTGGTAGTGGTCCGCTTATCAACGACGACCACAAGGCCATGAGTGCGTTCATTCTCACgcttttcatcaaagacttcaaaaacGGCCAGCGGCTCTGTTTCTCGGTGGAACTCATTAACAATTGCTTGCGGTATATGGCCTTGAGTGAGAATCCCCTTTTGCGGCAATGGTGTTGTTTGCTTTTGTCTCAGCTTTGGCGTAACTATCCCGATGGTAAGTGGATCATCTATAAAGATGGCTACTTGAGCAAAATGCTCTCCATGGCTAGCGATCCTATTCCAGAAGTCAGAACTGCTATTGTTCTTGGCATGACTGCGTTCTTATCGGACGGGTCCAGGCAACAGAACCAACCCCAGCTGCAAGGCCAGCAgttgcaacaacaacagcatGGAGCTGCTAATGACATGCGTAGAGACGAGCTTCGCCAGCAGGACTTGCGGTTGGCCAACATCGTGTTGGGCCTTTTGGGTGACGGGTCTGCCATGGTCCGCAAGGagatcatcttcttcatcaacaagtttgtggCCAACTACCACCAGTTTTTCTTGGTTGTGGCTTTCAACCAGTTAGAGGAAGAGGTGGTATTGATTGACAATTCCAACCAGTTGAATGACTTCCGCAAGAAGTCACCTGCCTACGGACTGATCTTCAGCTCGGTGTGGAAGGCGCTTTTGATCCTTGCCGAAGATCCACATCTCGAGGTCAAACAGCTTGCAGAAACCTTGATCGATACGGTAATGTTGCAGTTGAACGAGAGTGAGTTGGGTCCGTTGGTCAGAGACATGCAGATGTACTTGTTGAGCAAGTCCAGCATCAACATTAGTGAGAGCTTCCGTCCAGCGCAGCCTATTGTCAACCGACACTTGGGAGGAGCCGGTGCCAATGGAGGTGCAAGTTTGGTTGCCAAAAGACAAATTCTGAGTGCACTGATGGTGCTGAGAAAGAATAACACTCTCACCATCAACGGAGCAAGACGAGTGGCTTCGGCCTCTCATGCCGACACATCGAGTGTCCATTCCGAATCGTCCCTTGCCGAGTCGCTCACCAATCGTCTCAAAGGACTTTCTCTTGCCAAACTTGTACTGCTGCTTCACATCAACGACGATACCgaactcaacaacttcacGCGGATTCTTAACTCCAGTCCCGTTAGTTCCAACTATCACGCCGAGTACCGCCCCAAGCCTCCACGGTTTACACCCAGGGATGTTTCTGCCGACGTCCATCTCTCCGAAGAATCGGGTTTTTTCGAGTACTCGTGTGAATATTTCCAAGAGCCACAAATGAGCAAGAGCGAGCTTGATGAACCTGGTTCCCAGGAGTATATTGAGCGTCTTTGGCGTCGGAACAGAAACGAGGCCATCATTCAAGAAACCCAGCCCCAGAAACAAATGGCCATTCGTGGTGACTGGGGTCGGTCTCCCGTGGTTCTTGACAATAAAACGCAGCccaaattgatcaagttcaccCAATTCGAGAAGAATTTGGTTGTATGTGACGATAAAGACAACGTGACGGTATGGGACTGGGAGACTGGGAAGGTGGTCAACCGATTGAGTAACATGAACCCAGCCGGCACCAAGATCACCGATataaagttcttgaacgaaGACGATTCTCCATTGATGCTCGCAGGGTCGAGCGACGGGGTTATTAAAATCTACAAACACTTTACGTCCGACAGAACCAAGCCCGAGCTCGTAGCTCTGTGGAGAGCCCTTACTGACCTTCTTCTTACTGCCAAAAGTACAGGGCTTATCTGTGAATGGCAACAGTCCAGAGGTTCACTTTTGGTTACGGGAGACGTCAAAATCATCAGGGTCTGGGATGCTCCTCGTGAGCTCTGCCTAGTAGATATTCCTGCCCGGTCGACCCTGGCGATCACGTCCATCACATCGGACCAGGTTGCTGGTGATATCTTTGTGGCTGGGTTCGATGATGGTAGTCTCAGAGTCTACGACCGTCGTCTTGATCCCCGTGAGTCCATGGTCCGCACATGGACCGGTAGTTCCCATCcaaatcaacaccaacaacaacggtCTCGTGTTGCCAGTCCAATTCGTAATATTCATATGCAAAGAGGAGGATACAGAGAGTTGGTATCTGGAGCAGCTGATGGATCCGTTCATCTTTGGGATATCAGGTCATCAGACCTGGTGCTTTCATTCGCCAACACCGAGAAGTCACTCCGGTGCCTCGAGGTCCACGAACATGCTCCCATCATTGCAACCGGCTCGAAGTCGGTGAACTTGTGGACTTCTTCTGGTGACTTGGTgtacaatttgaagaatccGCACGAGCTGTCGACGTACTTGGGAGGTAGAACTCTGAACTACCTTTCGGGCGTGGCCCTCCACCCACACCGGATGATGGTGGCATCAAACTACAATCAGGATGGGAACATCAATGTGTACACCTGTGTGGACATCATCCAGGAGTATTAG
- a CDS encoding uncharacterized protein (COG:S; EggNog:ENOG503P24Y) produces MFARTSSKKMAAIVAASVVYQTSSSSVLNESKRNFYEDEPSLNSAPVSDPASPLPSQKIVNGVLVESPSFLEAGIKTVRESVYNVYAGATGLVDDGYSKYHQAEQKVTSTVSQLHDKSEDLLPNSAYIAIAFLSGTILARQRSVFAKVVYPVILGVGSFRYFLPQTFGSTTGLLWQWEQQKLPEVAKQQESLVKKSEQIVTQLEKTTESSQAKVTSMVDSLRLTIKKYTGLNLDDDATKK; encoded by the coding sequence ATGTTTGCCAGAACTTCCAGCAAGAAGATGGCAGCCATCGTGGCGGCCCTGGTGGTGTACCAGACATCCTCCAGTAGTGTGCTCAACGAATCCAAGCGGAATTTCTATGAAGACGAACCATCCCTCAACTCTGCTCCAGTGTCGGACCCGGCGTCTCCATTACCTTCACAGAAAATAGTGAACGGAGTGTTGGTCGAATCGCCCAGCTTTCTCGAGGCAGGCATAAAGACGGTACGGGAGAGCGTGTACAACGTGTATGCGGGTGCCACCGGTCTTGTGGATGATGGATATTCCAAGTATCACCAAGCTGAGCAAAAAGTCACGTCGACCGTGAGCCAATTGCACGATAAATCGGAGGATTTGTTGCCCAACTCTGCATATATAGCGATTGCATTTCTCCTGGGAACCATTCTTGCTCGCCAAAGATCGGTATTTGCAAAGGTGGTGTACCCGGTGATTTTGGGAGTGGGCTCTTTTAGGTACTTTTTGCCTCAAACGTTTGGCAGCACCACCGGGTTGTTGTGGCAGTGGGAGCAGCAGAAGCTCCCCGAGGTTGCGAAGCAGCAGGAGtcgttggtgaagaaatcgGAGCAGATTGTGACTCAGCTCGAGAAAACCACTGAATCGAGTCAGGCCAAGGTCACATCGATGGTGGATTCGTTGAGACTAaccatcaagaagtacACGgggttgaacttggacgaCGATGCCACCAAGAAATAG
- the RSM22 gene encoding 37S ribosomal protein S22 (EggNog:ENOG503NY5I; COG:J), producing the protein MWSRHMSSSQPDFGANISSFHSIGGKDNNSDQKFGYIVKGDEKEQAVLSRDDLVSSPFRNDDGSFIKGANAEEARLHDNTLKGRAHHTAIRLPDVIADTINNNILRLTSPGRLRTKVADIYQSVQKEQLQSAPTNGIEANAHIAALFLQDYAHCYQVLQELKKRMGPSFSPKRILTVGYGPATGMVALNEVMGDTFNPEYKDAYVIGRENREMKKRAKIILSRQLNEQPFGEIALEEAEEVAETETEDALTEEQAPETPEYVGPVDTTRIEIRTKLRDSLPTAKKYDLIIVNHSLLTKEHHFPRDVDVNMHMLLRLLEPQGHIVLVERGNSVGFETVARARQIMIRPESFEKERGKVPRPYIKGSSIKPQKLRHVDQIITEEHIKHEEKLLEELDKELGQYHASDSDISELEQTIIEKYGDVSEDDLKFEFEDDKRFEVNELGDPTLGPESVDYHLEIVAPCSHHSKCPLQLGDPKYYKIPSHKHRLKFCSFDKVVERPKYTMELKRGKKLATAWDKGAEDGFGFDTMKKSQVKKLSGSGRPGGNNTESGSFTYLIARRASNEISDIQKIEYERVHNASSEVDLSNPTNWPRVLDVPARVKNNVKLTTCAPSGNIEIWQIPKSLGKQEYHDARKVDQGDLWGLGKKSVLVKNQLSEKVRDKLDILSKTQKKTFKKEQRKKVWKKLVSQSEHDFENDIVKFSDVMATNLEQTKKYRKQGQKFDVDVSEYDGK; encoded by the exons ATGTGGTCAAGGCATATGAG CTCATCGCAGCCAGATTTTGGTGCCAATATATCTTCATTCCACTCTATAGGAGGAAAGGACAACAACTCAGATCAGAAATTTGGATATATTGTCAAAGGAGATGAGAAAGAACAGGCGGTTCTCTCCAGAGATGATTTGGTTAGCTCTCCGTTCAGAAATGATGATGGTTCTTTCATCAAAGGCGCTAATGCTGAGGAAGCAAGATTACATGACAATACTCTAAAAGGGAGAGCCCACCACACGGCCATAAGGCTCCCTGATGTCATTGCtgataccatcaacaacaacatcttACGGTTGACTTCTCCTGGCCGGTTGAGAACAAAAGTGGCTGACATATACCAATCGGTACAAAAGGAACAACTACAATCGGCTCCTACCAACGGAATAGAGGCCAACGCCCACATCGCAGCATTGTTCCTCCAGGACTACGCTCACTGCTACCAGGTTCTTcaggagttgaagaagagaatggGCCCGTCATTCAGTCCTAAGAGAATCTTGACTGTTGGATATGGACCTGCCACGGGGATGGTTGCTTTGAACGAAGTCATGGGTGACACATTCAACCCCGAGTATAAGGATGCATATGTGATTGGCCGAGAAAATAGagaaatgaagaaaagagcCAAGATCATCTTGTCAAGGCAGTTAAACGAACAGCCATTTGGAGAAATTGCCCTTGAAGAGGCAGAAGAAGTTGCTGAAACCGAAACAGAAGATGCGTTGACCGAAGAACAAGCACCAGAGACACCTGAGTATGTGGGACCCGTCGACACGACGCGGATCGAGATCAGAACCAAGTTGAGAGATTCGTTGCCGACTGCAAAAAAATACGACTTGATCATCGTGAACCACTCATTGTTAACCAAAGAACACCATTTCCCACGGGACGTCGACGTCAACATGCACATGCTTCTTCGGCTCCTAGAGCCCCAGGGCCAtattgttcttgttgaaagaggCAATTCTGTTGGCTTTGAAACGGTCGCAAGAGCCCGTCAGATCATGATTAGACCCGAATCTTTCGAAAAAGAAAGAGGTAAGGTTCCCCGTCCTTACATCAAGGGTTCTTCCATCAAGCCCCAGAAGCTTCGACACGTCGATCAGATCATCACCGAAGAGCACATCAAGCACGAAGAGAAATTActtgaagagcttgacAAAGAACTCGGACAATACCACGCCAGCGACTCAGACATCAGTGAACTCGAGCAGACCATCATCGAGAAGTATGGAGACGTCAGCGAGgacgacttgaagttcgagtttgaagatgataagCGTTTTGAAGTCAACGAACTTGGGGATCCCACTCTTGGCCCAGAAAGTGTTGATTACCATTTGGAAATCGTGGCTCCCTGTTCCCATCACTCCAAGTGTCCATTACAGCTAGGCGACCCCAAGTACTACAAGATCCCATCCCACAAGCATCGGCTCAAGTTCTGCTCGTTTGACaaggttgttgaaagacCCAAGTATAcgatggagttgaagagagGAAAGAAATTGGCCACGGCGTGGGACAAGGGTGCCGAAGACGGGTTCGGATTCGAcacaatgaagaagagccaGGTGAAGAAGCTCAGTGGTTCTGGAAGACCTGGAGGCAATAATACCGAAAGTGGGTCTTTCACCTACTTGATCGCCAGAAGAGCATCAAACGAAATTAGCGACATCCAGAAGATCGAGTACGAAAGAGTCCACAACGCCTCATCTGAGGTGGACCTCTCCAACCCCACCAACTGGCCCCGGGTTTTGGATGTCCCCGCTCGGGTGAAGAATAACGTCAAACTCACTACTTGCGCTCCCTCGGGGAATATCGAGATTTGGCAAATTCCCAAGAGTTTGGGTAAACAGGAGTACCACGATGCCCGCAAGGTCGACCAAGGCGACTTGTGGGGTCTCGGAAAGAAGAGtgtgttggtgaagaacCAGCTCAGTGAAAAGGTCAGAGATAAGTTGGATATTTTATCGAAAACCCAGAAAAAGACGTTTAAGAAGGAGCAGAGAAAGAAGGTatggaagaaattggtgagCCAGTCGGAGcatgactttgaaaatgacatTGTGAAGTTTTCTGACGTGATGGCCACGAACTTGGAGCAGACGAAGAAGTATAGGAAGCAGGGACAAAAATTTGATGTGGATGTCTCCGAGTATGATGGGAAATAG
- the rps27_1 gene encoding 40S ribosomal protein eS27 (EggNog:ENOG503P557; COG:J) codes for MVLVQDLLNPSPASEAQKHKKKALVQAPRSYFMDVKCHGCMNITTVFSHAQTAVTCDGCATVLCTPTGGKAKLTEGSSFRRK; via the coding sequence ATGGTTTTAGTTCAAGATTTATTAAACCCTTCTCCAGCCTCCGAAGCTCAGAAacacaagaagaaggccTTGGTCCAAGCTCCAAGATCCTACTTTATGGATGTCAAGTGTCACGGATGTAtgaacatcaccaccgtGTTCTCTCATGCCCAAACTGCCGTCACCTGTGACGGATGTGCCACTGTTTTGTGTACTCCAACCGGTGGTAAGGCCAAGTTGACTGAAGGCTCGTCTTTCAGAAGAAAGTAA
- the MTM1 gene encoding Carrier protein, mitochondrial (COG:C; EggNog:ENOG503NTYN; BUSCO:EOG09262JAT), producing the protein MLSASSGSILTAFVLTPFDVIRIRMQQQEIMPESKPCCSSHYQAAPAATATRNTLVANTSVLAPTESHLFWLDKDYCKNVKNCTRIDSTYQGFVTISRNEGLPTLWRGISLTLLMAIPANVIYFTGYEYIRDNSPISGSINSLLCGASARLMAATAVAPLELVKTRLQSIPSSRANPRMLSNVLAGALADVRTYGVRSLFKGLQITLWRDVPFSGIYWSLYEMCKKEFGSMFDANFDMGTHAENDSRVFATSFLSGSVAGSVAAVCTHPFDVGKTRLQISQDNSKDTKRSTMFKYLFNIYKNEGPRALFGGLGPRVIKVAPACAIMISSYEITKIFFKN; encoded by the coding sequence ATGTTGAGTGCCAGTTCAGGCTCCATTTTGACAGCTTTTGTGCTAACCCCATTCGACGTGATTCGTATCAGAATGCAGCAGCAGGAGATCATGCCCGAGTCCAAGCCATGCTGCTCATCGCACTACCAGGCGGCTCCGGCCGCCACGGCCACCAGAAACACATTGGTGGCCAATACTTCGGTACTCGCCCCAACTGAGTCGCATCTCTTCTGGCTAGACAAGGACTACTGCAAAAACGTCAAAAATTGTACGAGAATCGACTCGACGTACCAGGGGTTTGTCACCATTAGCAGAAATGAGGGGCTTCCAACCCTCTGGCGTGGGATCTCGTTGACGTTGCTTATGGCCATTCCTGCCAACGTAATTTATTTCACCGGATACGAGTATATTCGAGATAACTCACCCATCAGTGGGCTGATAAACTCGTTGTTGTGTGGGGCATCTGCACGGCTCATGGCCGCCACCGCGGTGGCGccgttggagttggtgaagacCAGATTGCAGTCGATTCCGTCGTCTCGAGCCAATCCCCGGATGCTTCTGAACGTGCTTGCGGGAGCCTTGGCCGACGTGCGCACCTATGGCGTACGCTCCTTGTTCAAGGGCCTCCAGATCACCTTATGGCGCGATGTACCATTCTCGGGAATCTACTGGTCGTTGTACGAGATGTGCAAAAAGGAGTTTGGCCTGATGTTTGACGCCAACTTCGACATGGGCACCCACGCCGAGAACGACTCGCGCGTGTTTGCTACCAGCTTCTTATCCGGGTCGGTGGCTGGGTCGGTGGCAGCGGTGTGTACTCATCCATTCGACGTGGGCAAAACCCGGTTGCAAATCAGTCAGGATAACTCCAAAGACACCAAGCGCTCGACGAtgttcaagtatttgttTAACATATACAAGAACGAAGGCCCACGCGCGTTGTTTGGAGGACTAGGGCCACGGGTGATCAAAGTGGCTCCGGCTTGTGCCATAATGATCTCGTCCTacgaaatcaccaagatctttttTAAGAACTGA